Proteins from a genomic interval of Chroococcidiopsis thermalis PCC 7203:
- a CDS encoding tetratricopeptide repeat protein — MNNLLYYLNTIRLRFTNILPVTETGIISQNQVKKEVWYNWFERTRLTFLVASFTLFLGVKSPWYSLPPEALEAFDTNLRIASAGRVIALLFALLAGAIALWFSRSRAARMLFWSGLVAVLLFPYFITTWSPTVAFLSAAYYKQGVEATHHVQRNFPKIQSQWKQNITLSQPDPLKSIASFSIKDSRFFQMSSWDLIWVEGFGYSNNFFAYIGRGWSATVAGLVIGLMACYLGLAERGFNALITDIAKFLPWAGVAIALLVVSMLLPNFIDRHIDTLYAQGQYRPVVTLSKILKTCYPPLQGDTEFLRREAEAGFYANQLDSDAIAFVKGLESYRRKDFIRAEEYFQNALATQPQNFLVREYLTTSILNQGVTYFNGPNSPTNHQTGLAIERFERALQIFPAHIEALYDLMLARAANGEFDRSASVARQIIETQEYPQQSNLALLGQAYLHNSWASYHDGKIEKAWEQYRQSIDNKAWKDSGEAQE, encoded by the coding sequence ATGAATAATTTGCTCTATTACCTGAATACCATTCGACTCAGATTTACTAATATATTACCTGTGACTGAAACAGGAATAATTAGTCAAAATCAAGTTAAAAAAGAGGTTTGGTATAACTGGTTTGAGCGCACGAGACTTACTTTTTTGGTTGCATCTTTTACTTTATTTTTAGGGGTAAAATCTCCTTGGTATAGTTTACCTCCCGAAGCTTTAGAGGCATTTGACACTAATCTTAGGATCGCCAGTGCAGGTAGGGTTATTGCTTTATTGTTTGCGCTTTTAGCTGGGGCGATCGCACTCTGGTTTAGTCGCAGTCGCGCCGCTCGAATGCTGTTCTGGAGCGGCTTAGTTGCCGTGCTACTTTTTCCTTACTTTATTACTACCTGGTCGCCTACCGTGGCTTTTTTGAGTGCGGCTTATTACAAACAAGGGGTAGAAGCCACTCATCACGTCCAAAGAAATTTTCCGAAAATTCAGTCTCAGTGGAAACAGAATATAACATTAAGCCAACCCGATCCACTCAAATCAATCGCTTCTTTTTCTATTAAAGATAGTCGCTTTTTTCAAATGTCATCCTGGGATCTAATTTGGGTCGAAGGATTTGGTTATAGTAACAATTTTTTTGCCTACATCGGTCGTGGTTGGAGTGCTACTGTTGCTGGTTTAGTTATTGGTTTAATGGCTTGTTATTTAGGATTAGCAGAGCGGGGTTTCAACGCTTTGATAACAGATATAGCTAAGTTTTTGCCTTGGGCAGGAGTTGCGATCGCCTTACTAGTTGTCTCAATGCTTTTACCCAATTTCATCGATCGCCACATAGATACGCTATATGCTCAAGGTCAGTATCGTCCAGTGGTTACTCTTAGCAAGATTTTAAAAACTTGTTATCCTCCCTTGCAAGGCGACACGGAATTTCTGCGACGTGAGGCAGAAGCCGGATTTTATGCTAACCAGCTAGATTCAGATGCGATCGCATTTGTCAAGGGATTAGAAAGCTATCGACGCAAAGATTTCATCCGCGCTGAAGAGTATTTTCAAAATGCATTGGCAACGCAACCTCAAAACTTTTTAGTGAGGGAGTATCTCACGACAAGTATCTTAAATCAAGGAGTGACTTATTTTAATGGTCCGAATAGCCCCACAAACCACCAGACAGGATTAGCAATAGAGCGATTTGAAAGGGCATTGCAGATTTTTCCGGCTCATATTGAAGCGCTTTATGACTTAATGTTGGCTAGAGCCGCTAATGGTGAATTCGATCGCTCGGCATCAGTGGCGCGACAAATTATTGAAACGCAAGAGTATCCCCAGCAAAGCAATTTGGCTTTACTGGGGCAAGCATATCTGCATAACTCTTGGGCGAGCTACCATGATGGCAAGATTGAAAAAGCCTGGGAGCAGTATCGCCAATCAATTGACAACAAAGCTTGGAAGGATTCTGGCGAGGCTCAAGAATGA
- a CDS encoding efflux RND transporter periplasmic adaptor subunit, which yields MIRSHPLFSRAVLTTLVAAPLGIMAVLSIAVLVPATKNPESKIYASSIGYPALQRLTGKPIAVKTVAVAPKTLEDNVAAPGESVALHKIDLRPQVSGPVEQVYVEEGQSVRKGQALVQFQQEPYKNAVDAARNNAAISEMALLNLQKSAPVKLAKLKTDVELAKHRLAIASTKVQDMNSLVDKELKDQVADGQHRLAIAQKKLQQMNSLVQAGAISKFQLYDIQDSYLARKKDLDSTKRQTINAQIQLYGSQDFYTTLQQNLLGAQQELAHTQQEIDNELGNARLKLQNDKIALQNALKNLHNTVLYAPMDGLVSWVNIDRGELAGVRASRPLVSISKDFAIRAYIDQAQINAIKVGDLATIRLMSYPGRTFQGKVIRLNPTILTSAGKRPKGGIDRRYTYSVWIAVDDLQMAAGLQGYVQFNKDKANLAIPESAVIHLSGGEGMVMVAEAGQAVVKPVQMGRIFDNQREIISGLMPGEQVVLSPRGINPGDRLEVRSQN from the coding sequence ATGATTCGTTCTCATCCATTATTTTCTCGTGCTGTGTTGACAACTCTAGTAGCAGCGCCGTTGGGGATTATGGCGGTTCTATCGATCGCCGTACTCGTGCCAGCGACCAAAAATCCAGAGTCGAAAATCTACGCTTCTAGCATTGGTTATCCAGCATTGCAACGATTAACGGGTAAACCGATCGCGGTGAAAACTGTAGCCGTAGCGCCAAAAACTCTAGAGGATAACGTAGCTGCACCTGGGGAGTCGGTGGCGTTGCATAAAATAGACCTCCGCCCACAGGTATCGGGACCAGTAGAACAGGTTTACGTTGAGGAAGGGCAGTCGGTACGAAAAGGACAGGCATTGGTTCAGTTCCAGCAAGAACCCTATAAAAATGCCGTTGATGCTGCCCGTAACAATGCCGCTATTTCGGAAATGGCTCTGCTGAACTTACAAAAGTCAGCGCCAGTGAAATTAGCCAAGCTAAAAACTGATGTCGAACTTGCCAAACATCGGCTGGCGATCGCCTCAACTAAAGTGCAAGATATGAATTCCTTGGTTGATAAAGAACTCAAAGACCAAGTTGCTGATGGTCAGCATCGGCTGGCGATCGCTCAAAAGAAACTGCAACAAATGAATTCCTTAGTCCAAGCAGGAGCTATTTCTAAATTTCAGCTCTACGACATTCAAGATAGTTATTTAGCGCGGAAGAAAGACTTAGATTCAACCAAACGGCAAACGATTAACGCCCAAATTCAGCTCTACGGTAGCCAAGACTTTTATACAACTTTGCAACAAAACTTGCTTGGCGCTCAACAAGAACTAGCACACACGCAACAAGAGATCGATAACGAACTAGGGAATGCTCGTCTGAAACTGCAAAACGACAAAATAGCCCTACAAAATGCGCTAAAAAATTTACACAATACAGTGCTTTACGCACCGATGGATGGTTTAGTTAGTTGGGTTAATATCGATCGCGGTGAATTAGCAGGGGTACGTGCTAGCCGTCCGCTGGTTAGTATATCTAAAGATTTTGCGATTAGGGCTTATATCGACCAAGCGCAAATCAACGCGATTAAAGTTGGAGATCTCGCGACGATACGTTTGATGTCTTATCCTGGTCGCACCTTCCAAGGGAAAGTGATTCGACTCAACCCAACCATTTTAACTAGTGCGGGCAAACGTCCTAAAGGTGGGATCGATCGCCGCTATACTTACTCCGTTTGGATTGCCGTTGACGATCTGCAAATGGCAGCTGGCTTGCAGGGATACGTTCAATTCAATAAGGACAAAGCTAATTTAGCAATTCCAGAAAGTGCAGTCATTCATTTATCTGGTGGCGAAGGCATGGTGATGGTTGCCGAGGCAGGTCAAGCAGTTGTCAAACCAGTCCAAATGGGCAGAATTTTCGACAATCAACGAGAAATTATATCGGGTTTGATGCCTGGGGAACAGGTTGTACTTTCTCCTAGAGGGATAAATCCAGGAGATCGCTTAGAAGTCAGAAGTCAAAACTGA
- a CDS encoding glycosyltransferase family 4 protein, producing MNKHILVISSVYPQNAEGNHGAFVREAILRCQSAETTFSVFAPAYEGSKSYMLDGIKVYRFRYCFKRFENLVRDGAPTKLQKQPLYLLAAALYILLGTIRLFLVCCKEKPALLHVHWAFPHGLMAFPASKILGIPMVFSFHGAELLLANKFRFVSSILRWLTPHANSVTANSSFTLGLVRKIYSGAVTVIPYGLTIEAKPPKQRAAGEIPQLLFVGRLDERKGLRYLLQALTLILKQQPVCLKVVGKGILETEIKSQCHTLGLDQVVEFLGFVSKEELADAYASCDIFVLPAIVDSKGDTEGLGIVMIEALAHEKPVIASAVGGIGDVIRSGVTGLLVPQKDPEALAAAILKVLADPNLAQQLGRRGLQDVQVRFGWSRIVPLWQEVFSSALANTVPTLSQTVKL from the coding sequence ATGAACAAACATATATTAGTTATCAGTTCGGTATATCCTCAAAATGCAGAAGGCAACCACGGAGCCTTTGTGCGAGAAGCAATTTTACGCTGTCAATCTGCGGAAACGACATTCTCGGTTTTTGCCCCAGCCTACGAAGGTAGTAAAAGCTACATGCTAGATGGCATAAAAGTTTATCGTTTTCGTTATTGTTTCAAACGGTTTGAAAATCTCGTCCGAGATGGAGCGCCGACTAAGTTGCAAAAACAGCCGCTTTATTTACTCGCTGCGGCTCTTTACATCCTTCTGGGTACGATTAGGTTGTTTCTGGTATGCTGCAAGGAAAAACCAGCCCTACTTCACGTTCACTGGGCTTTTCCACACGGATTGATGGCATTCCCTGCTAGTAAGATTCTCGGCATTCCGATGGTGTTCAGTTTTCACGGAGCCGAACTTTTACTGGCAAATAAATTTCGCTTTGTCTCGTCAATTCTGCGCTGGCTCACGCCCCATGCAAACAGCGTCACTGCCAATTCTTCTTTCACGCTGGGATTGGTACGCAAAATTTATTCAGGCGCAGTTACCGTAATTCCTTACGGCTTGACGATTGAAGCAAAACCGCCCAAACAACGTGCAGCAGGGGAGATTCCCCAATTACTTTTTGTTGGCAGATTGGACGAACGTAAAGGATTGCGGTATCTTTTGCAGGCTTTGACACTGATTTTAAAACAGCAGCCCGTGTGCTTAAAGGTGGTTGGTAAGGGAATCCTAGAAACAGAGATTAAATCTCAGTGTCATACATTGGGTTTAGATCAAGTGGTAGAATTCCTCGGTTTTGTCAGCAAAGAAGAATTGGCAGATGCATACGCTTCCTGCGATATCTTTGTCCTACCTGCCATTGTCGATAGCAAAGGCGATACCGAAGGCTTAGGAATCGTGATGATAGAAGCCTTAGCACATGAAAAGCCTGTAATTGCTAGTGCAGTTGGTGGCATTGGCGATGTCATCCGTTCTGGAGTTACTGGTCTGTTAGTACCCCAAAAAGACCCTGAAGCGCTAGCAGCCGCCATTTTGAAAGTACTGGCTGACCCCAATCTGGCTCAACAATTAGGACGAAGAGGCTTGCAAGATGTTCAAGTTCGGTTTGGCTGGTCGCGGATCGTTCCTCTATGGCAAGAGGTGTTTAGCTCCGCCTTGGCTAATACTGTGCCGACGCTCTCTCAAACAGTGAAATTATGA
- a CDS encoding glycosyltransferase family 2 protein produces the protein MLFAPPALSHSVTIVIPCLNEEGNLEKLFYTLDRTFQNLGFTLPVLLIDDGSTDQTPQILTQLCCQYAYLKTIRHPQKRGVTGVWKTAIAHVNTEWVFWGQADLESDFQSDLPLLLEACVPGVDGVAGWRQQRGDGKVMASKFANLACRMSFGLKIHDMNWIKLVRRDILTKVPFDVVTHRYLLAILAGWGYNITEVATPWHPRFSGQSKFGRGRLVTSAMNFSRTWWWFHIENRLLLPFQYIPAMFKAVDVGFRAGKEAFDMQVNRDRVASNS, from the coding sequence ATGTTATTCGCACCTCCCGCCTTAAGTCACTCCGTCACAATCGTAATTCCTTGCTTGAATGAAGAAGGTAATTTGGAAAAACTTTTCTATACGCTCGATCGCACTTTTCAAAATCTAGGCTTTACTCTGCCAGTACTTTTAATTGACGATGGCAGTACAGATCAAACTCCTCAAATTCTGACACAGTTATGCTGTCAATATGCTTATTTAAAAACGATTCGACATCCTCAAAAGCGCGGTGTTACCGGAGTTTGGAAAACTGCGATCGCCCACGTTAATACAGAATGGGTATTTTGGGGACAAGCCGATCTAGAATCTGATTTTCAGAGTGACTTACCTTTATTATTAGAAGCTTGCGTACCAGGAGTTGACGGCGTTGCCGGATGGCGACAGCAACGCGGTGATGGCAAAGTCATGGCTTCTAAATTTGCTAATCTTGCCTGTCGGATGTCCTTTGGTTTGAAAATTCATGATATGAATTGGATCAAACTCGTGCGCCGCGACATTCTCACCAAAGTACCGTTTGATGTTGTGACCCATCGCTACCTTTTGGCAATCTTAGCAGGTTGGGGATATAACATTACAGAGGTTGCTACTCCTTGGCATCCACGTTTTTCCGGTCAGAGTAAATTTGGACGCGGACGGCTGGTGACATCCGCCATGAACTTTTCCCGCACTTGGTGGTGGTTTCATATTGAAAATCGCTTGCTCTTACCATTTCAATACATTCCGGCGATGTTCAAAGCAGTTGATGTTGGGTTTCGTGCTGGTAAAGAAGCTTTCGACATGCAAGTTAATCGCGATCGCGTAGCGAGTAATTCTTAA